From the Verrucomicrobiota bacterium genome, the window TCCCGGACGTTGCCGGGCCAGTGATGGGCCAGCAACTGTTCGCGCGCTGGTCGGGAAAATCCTTTCGTGGGCTTGTTCACCACCCGGCTGAAATGATTCAAAAAATGGTCGGCGAGCAACAACACATCGTCGCCTCGTTCGCGCAGCGGCGGCAGGCGGAATTGGAAGACATTCAAGCGGTGGAACAGATCCTCGCGGAAGGTGTCGTCGCGGATCGCCGCCACAATGTCCCGATTCGTGGCGGCAATCAGGCGCACATCGACCTTCAACGGCTGAGTGCCGCCGACGCGCGTGAAGCTGCCGTCTTCCAAGAAGCGCAGCAACTTGGCTTGCAGCGGCTTGCTCATGTCCGCAATTTCATCCAGAAAAATCGTCCCGCCGTCCGCTTCTTCCACGCGTCCGGGTTTCTGTTTGTGCGCACCGGTGAACGCCCCTTTCTCGTGGCCGAACAGTTCGCTTTCCAACAGCGTTTCGGGGATGGCAGCGCAATTGATGCGGATGTAATTGGCGGCGTGCCGACGGCTCAGGCTGTGAATGGCGCCGGCCACCAATTCCTTGCCGGTGCCGCTTTCGCCGAGGACCAGCACGGTCGCATCAGTCGGCGCAACTCTTTGAATCAACTGCCGCAACTCCCGCATTTGCGGCGATTCGCCGATGATGTGTTCGAGGTGATACGTTTCAAAAGCCTGCGCGCGCAAGGCGACGTTTTCCTGCAGCAGGCGATAACGCTCGGCGCAACGCGAGACGGCGTGCAGCAACTCCTCGGGCGCAAACGGTTTGGCCAGATAATCAATCGCCCCTGCTTTGATGGCTTCCACGGCCAGCTTGGGGGTGGCGTAGGCGGTGATCATCAGGATCGGCAGGTCCGGCCATTGGGCGCGCGCTTTGCGCAGGAATTCAAAGCCGCTCATGCCACCAAGCCGGGCATCCGTGATGACCATGAAAAAATTCTCCTGCGCCAGCAGGCTCAGCCCCGCTTCGGCCGATTCAACCGCGCGGGTCGAATAGCCTTCGTCGCCCAACACAGTCTCCAGGGAGAGACGCATGTTTTTTTCATCGTCCACGACGAGCACGGGTGGCAAGGGAAAGCTCATGGGCCAAGTCTCAGCAACAGTTTCGCGGGGAACAATAATATGAAGCGCGCCCCTTGTCCAAGCTCTGATTCAACGCGCACAGTTCCACCGTAAAGCTCCACGTTGTGTTTGACGATCGCCAGCCCCAGTCCCGTGCCTCTTTCCTTGCTGGTAAAGTAGGCATCAAAAATCTTCCCCAACTTGTCGGCGGCGATGCCCGGCCCGTCATCCCGGACAATCACTTCAATGGAATAATCGCGCTGACAATGAGCGCTCAGAAAAATGTTTCCCTTTCCCCGCAATGCTTCACGAGCATTTTGCAGCAGGTTCACAAATACCTGGAGCAGATGGGCGCGCTGCATCAACAGCGGCGGAAAATGGGCCGCATAATCGCGATGGATTTGGATCTCATATTGCGCGCCGCGCGGAAAGACTTGCTCGACGGCGCGCTCCAGTTCCTCGATCACGCTCAATTTTTCCACACGACCTTCGCTCAACTGCGCATAACCAATCAGTTGCGTGATGATGCGGTCCGAGCGTTCCACCTCCTCCTGAATGATTTGAATCTGTTGAGCCGCGTCGCCTTTGCCTTCACGCAACGCGCGCTGGAGGGAGAAGGCCGCATTGTTGATGATGCCCAACGGGTTTTTCATTTGATGGGCGATTTCGGCGGCCAGCCGGCCAGCGGCGGCCAACTGTTCCTGGCGGGCGGCAAATTCCTGCGCTTCCTCCTCCACATGACGTTGCTTTTCCAACAAAGCCCGCACCCCGTAACAACTAATGGTCATCAACCAAAGGATGATCAGGCGTAGTAGAAAGGGTTCAGTGGCGACCTCGGCGCTCGGGGCTTCGGGTTGTGAATTCACCAGAATCCGATGGCGGGCAGGTTGAGACTTGACCGATGGTTGAACAACCTTCCGGGTCGGCGGCAGATAAAGCGCGGTGGTTTCCAGCTCGCCGACGTTGATGGCCAGGCTGCCTGCGCCAAGGTAAAAACCGCTCAACATCAGATTCAACACGATTTGCGGCATCGCCAGCGGAATGCTCAGAGCGTTGACCACGATCAACCCTGGAAAAACCCAGAAAAGAATGCTTTCGAATCCGCCAGTCACCAACGTCAGGCCCGCCAGCATCAGACCGTCCAACAAACCGACCGTAAACACCAGCCATTGGATCATCCCGAGGGGAAAGCGTTTCACCACTAGGAGAACGCTCGCGGCGCCGGCTTGAAACAGCACGTAGAAAACAAAGAAGTTTTGCAGCGTTTCCAGGACGACGCCCTGCGTTGTGGCCACCTCGGCGAGCCAGCGCGAGTAAAACAGATAATAAAGCACCACTCCCGTCACCATCACCCGCGCCGGCAAAACGATGTTGCGCTGCACCGCCAGAATGCGTGAGGTTTGCTGGGGCGGATCGGGGGCTGGAATTTCCAGCATTGCGGCCAGTTTTTTTGGCCATTGCCATTGGAATTGATTCATAGGCAATCTGCCCTCCGGGCATCTTTACTTATCAGGCCAGCAATTCCAGAACGCGGGCAGCCACTTTCTCCACTGGCCAGAGCCGTCCCAACCCTTCGTAACCGCAGGAGAGTAGCCCTTCCTCCGGCCCGATGAACTCGGCGCCGCGCGACTTGAGCGTTGCCACGTTTTGTTGCGTGGCCGGGTGCAGCCACATCTTGCCGTTCATGGCCGGCGCGATCAGCACCTTGGCTTTGGGATTCAGCGCCAGCGCAATGCACGTCAAGGCGTCATCGGCAATGCCATTCGCCATTTTTGCCAGCGTGTTGGCCGTCGCGGGCGCGACGAGCAACAGCGCCGCCTCATCGGCGAGTTTGATGTGGGTGGGTTTCCAACCTTCCTCCTCGTCGTAAAGGTCGGTGACGACCGGATGGCGGGACAGGGTCTTGAAGGCGAGCGGCGTGATGAAGCGGAGCGCATCCGCGGTCATCACCACGTGCACATCACCACCCCGTTGCGTCAATTGGCTGGTCAACTCCGCCGCTTTGTAAGCCGCGATGGAGCCGGTCACTCCAAGAACAATATTTTTACTCTTGCTCATCGGTTGCGCCTTGCGTCGGCCAGTGCTCAATCAACTGCCGGCGGTTGCGCCCGGGCCGGGCGCATTTTTTCCGCCTCTACGATCGCCTGCATCCGTCGCAAATCTTCGGCAATGGTCGTGCTGATCAATAGGTAATCGAAATTCTTCCACTGCGCAATCTCCTGCCGCGCCACGCCGAGTCGCTTTTGGATGGTTGCCGGCGAATCAGCGCCCCGTTTCTTGAGCCGGTTTTCCAATACAGCCAGCGAGGGCGGCGTCAGAAACGTCATGACCAGCGCCCGTTTCAATTCCTCATCCTCTTCGGTCCGCGCGCGAATCGTGGCCGCGCCTTGCACATCCACGTTGAGCAGCACATCCCTGCCTTGCCGCAGCTTGCCCAGCACTTCGGTCTTTAATGTCCCGTAGCTGTGACCGTAAACTGTCGCGTGTTCCAGAAAATTGCCTGCCTGCACCCGTTTGAGAAAGGAGGCGGCGTCCAGAAAATAATAATCCACTCCGTCGCGCTCGCCTTCCCGAGGAGGCCGCGTCGTGCAGGTGACGGCCCGCGTGAGACCGGGATTGGCCGCGAGTAGTTGCTGGCAAAGCGTCGTCTTGCCGCCACCGGAAGGCGCGGAAATGACAATCAACAATGGACTCGGATGCGCATCAGCCATTTTGAAATCCGGCGTGGCCGGTGCGCAACAAGGTGCCGATACGAAGGCGCGCGGCAGCACACCTCCGACTTCCGACTTCTGACTTCTGACTTCGGGTCTTCATTCCACGTTTTGCGCCTGTTCCCGGAATTTTTCCAGTTCGGCCTTGAGCACCACGACTTCTCGCGAGATCAAACTGTCATTGGCTTTGGCGCCGAGGGTGTTGATTTCGCGGTTCATCTCCTGCGAAAGAAAATCCAGCGTGCGGCCGACCGGCTCCCTGGACTTCAAGCAATCCTCAAACTGCTGAAAATGACTTTCCAGTCGCGTGATCTCCTCGGAAACGTCCGAGCGATCCGCGAAGTAAATCACCTCCTTGAGCAGTCGCTCGTCCTCCAGTCCCGGCACTTCGAGGCCGGCGTTCTTGATCCGCTCGCGCAATTGTTCCTGGTACCGCTTCGCGACCTCGGGCGCCTGTTTGCGCACCCGCGCCACCGATTGGCGGATCACCGCCATCCGCGATTTCAAATCGTGCGCCAGATGGGCGCCCTCCCGCTCGCGCATCTTCACCAGTCCCGTCAACGCCTTTTGCGTGGCCTTTTCCACGGCCGGCCAGAAGTCATCCGCGTCGGTCACCGGCTCGTCCGTTTGCAAGACGCCGGGCGCGCGCGCCAGCAGTTCCAAGGAGACAGGGTCAGTCAGTTTAAGACTCCTGGCCAGTTTACGAAACTCGCGCGCATACGCCCTGGCCAGGGCCGCGTTCAACCGGACTTTGCCGCCTGCTTTTTCATCTGCGGAATGAAGCGAAACCCGCACCGTCAACCGGCCGCGCGCAATGCCGCGATTGATTTCATCCCGCAACCGCGACTCCAACGGCTCCAACTCGCGCGGTAAATTCACGGAGATATCGCTCTGTCGGCGGTTCACCGAACTGAGTTCCACCGTGATTTTGAAGCCGTCCTGCGCGCACTCGCCGCGTCCGTAGCCAGTCATGGATTTCATGCGTGCGGCGACTATG encodes:
- a CDS encoding GHKL domain-containing protein; translated protein: MNQFQWQWPKKLAAMLEIPAPDPPQQTSRILAVQRNIVLPARVMVTGVVLYYLFYSRWLAEVATTQGVVLETLQNFFVFYVLFQAGAASVLLVVKRFPLGMIQWLVFTVGLLDGLMLAGLTLVTGGFESILFWVFPGLIVVNALSIPLAMPQIVLNLMLSGFYLGAGSLAINVGELETTALYLPPTRKVVQPSVKSQPARHRILVNSQPEAPSAEVATEPFLLRLIILWLMTISCYGVRALLEKQRHVEEEAQEFAARQEQLAAAGRLAAEIAHQMKNPLGIINNAAFSLQRALREGKGDAAQQIQIIQEEVERSDRIITQLIGYAQLSEGRVEKLSVIEELERAVEQVFPRGAQYEIQIHRDYAAHFPPLLMQRAHLLQVFVNLLQNAREALRGKGNIFLSAHCQRDYSIEVIVRDDGPGIAADKLGKIFDAYFTSKERGTGLGLAIVKHNVELYGGTVRVESELGQGARFILLFPAKLLLRLGP
- a CDS encoding phosphopantothenoylcysteine decarboxylase produces the protein MSKSKNIVLGVTGSIAAYKAAELTSQLTQRGGDVHVVMTADALRFITPLAFKTLSRHPVVTDLYDEEEGWKPTHIKLADEAALLLVAPATANTLAKMANGIADDALTCIALALNPKAKVLIAPAMNGKMWLHPATQQNVATLKSRGAEFIGPEEGLLSCGYEGLGRLWPVEKVAARVLELLA
- a CDS encoding sigma-54-dependent Fis family transcriptional regulator, whose protein sequence is MSFPLPPVLVVDDEKNMRLSLETVLGDEGYSTRAVESAEAGLSLLAQENFFMVITDARLGGMSGFEFLRKARAQWPDLPILMITAYATPKLAVEAIKAGAIDYLAKPFAPEELLHAVSRCAERYRLLQENVALRAQAFETYHLEHIIGESPQMRELRQLIQRVAPTDATVLVLGESGTGKELVAGAIHSLSRRHAANYIRINCAAIPETLLESELFGHEKGAFTGAHKQKPGRVEEADGGTIFLDEIADMSKPLQAKLLRFLEDGSFTRVGGTQPLKVDVRLIAATNRDIVAAIRDDTFREDLFHRLNVFQFRLPPLRERGDDVLLLADHFLNHFSRVVNKPTKGFSRPAREQLLAHHWPGNVRELRNVVERALILETTDEIQAASLPDFEIETRLHKPGAPAALRTQSLDSLLDKFERELVTSVLEEHHYNIAKAAEQLKISRHALRYRLRRLNISAVPEGSEVSALPAEAEDSL
- the gmk gene encoding guanylate kinase; amino-acid sequence: MADAHPSPLLIVISAPSGGGKTTLCQQLLAANPGLTRAVTCTTRPPREGERDGVDYYFLDAASFLKRVQAGNFLEHATVYGHSYGTLKTEVLGKLRQGRDVLLNVDVQGAATIRARTEEDEELKRALVMTFLTPPSLAVLENRLKKRGADSPATIQKRLGVARQEIAQWKNFDYLLISTTIAEDLRRMQAIVEAEKMRPARAQPPAVD
- a CDS encoding YicC family protein yields the protein MTGYGRGECAQDGFKITVELSSVNRRQSDISVNLPRELEPLESRLRDEINRGIARGRLTVRVSLHSADEKAGGKVRLNAALARAYAREFRKLARSLKLTDPVSLELLARAPGVLQTDEPVTDADDFWPAVEKATQKALTGLVKMREREGAHLAHDLKSRMAVIRQSVARVRKQAPEVAKRYQEQLRERIKNAGLEVPGLEDERLLKEVIYFADRSDVSEEITRLESHFQQFEDCLKSREPVGRTLDFLSQEMNREINTLGAKANDSLISREVVVLKAELEKFREQAQNVE